A single window of bacterium DNA harbors:
- the mrdA gene encoding penicillin-binding protein 2 — MEVDRRRLGLFALLVLLFFGLALYRLIDLQILNGEKFLRFSRMNTLREIPLPAPRGKILDRQGRVLADNRPSFTLRLNLAQVKDLKVTQRSLAYLLQSDEASLSQKLNVKRGASLLAPVTVAQDLSRDEVARIRARMTRVRAGAEPDLDLNGVELVVQFERVYPYRDKAGHVLGYVREAGEKELAEWEKREPGRVNPGDDVGVAGVEKAFDAELRGYDGSRRTLVDALGREADLGEMGMEGLLGETPARAGETLRLSLDARLMEVGAEAFQGKVGTLVALDPRSGEVLAWVSRPSYDPETLTGTIPAALWKELRDNPDNVMLNRPIQGAYPPGSTYKIVTAVAGLAENETDFKTTVNCPGYYSFGGRNWGCWNKKGHGRVDLRRALISSCDVFFYKLGEKLGPDRLAHYAKLLGLGQKTGILSDTEREGLIPTREWKEKNRKEKWVPSDSLGIAIGQGFDLVTPLQNALMMARFAAGGRELRPRLLAETGTPRVPALPWGISEEEFAKLREALVAVVEEGGGTGGKARVPGIKVAGKTGTAQVVGYESLAKGIAKGKTGDHAWFVAFAPAENPEIAVAVLVEHGGHGGSAAAPIAQKVMAEYFKERASKPPPPL; from the coding sequence ATGGAGGTCGATCGCCGCCGTCTCGGCCTTTTTGCTTTGCTGGTCCTGCTCTTCTTCGGCCTCGCGCTCTACCGCCTCATCGACCTCCAGATCCTCAACGGCGAGAAATTCCTCCGCTTCAGCCGTATGAACACGCTGCGCGAAATTCCGCTGCCGGCGCCGCGAGGCAAGATCCTCGATCGTCAAGGCCGGGTCCTGGCCGACAACCGGCCGAGCTTCACCCTTCGCCTCAACTTGGCCCAGGTGAAAGACCTGAAGGTCACCCAGCGCTCACTGGCTTATCTACTTCAAAGCGACGAGGCGTCCTTGAGCCAAAAACTCAACGTCAAGCGCGGCGCCTCGCTCCTGGCCCCGGTGACGGTGGCCCAGGACCTCAGCCGCGACGAGGTGGCGCGGATTCGGGCGCGGATGACCCGCGTCCGGGCCGGCGCCGAGCCCGACCTGGACTTGAACGGCGTCGAGCTGGTGGTTCAATTCGAGCGAGTCTATCCCTACCGCGACAAGGCCGGGCACGTCCTGGGTTACGTCCGCGAGGCCGGCGAGAAGGAATTGGCCGAGTGGGAGAAACGGGAGCCCGGCCGGGTCAACCCTGGCGACGACGTCGGCGTCGCCGGCGTCGAAAAAGCTTTCGATGCCGAGCTTCGCGGCTACGACGGCTCCCGGCGGACCTTGGTCGATGCGCTGGGCCGCGAGGCCGATTTGGGAGAGATGGGGATGGAAGGATTGCTCGGCGAGACCCCGGCCCGCGCCGGTGAAACGCTGCGCTTGAGCCTCGATGCCCGCTTGATGGAAGTCGGCGCCGAGGCCTTCCAAGGGAAAGTCGGAACGCTGGTCGCCCTCGATCCGCGGAGCGGCGAGGTCCTGGCCTGGGTGAGCCGGCCGTCCTACGATCCCGAAACCCTGACCGGGACCATTCCGGCGGCTTTATGGAAGGAGCTGCGGGACAATCCCGACAACGTCATGCTCAACCGCCCGATTCAGGGGGCCTATCCGCCGGGCTCGACCTACAAGATCGTCACCGCCGTCGCCGGCTTGGCCGAGAACGAGACCGACTTCAAGACGACGGTGAACTGCCCGGGCTACTATTCCTTCGGCGGCCGCAATTGGGGCTGCTGGAACAAGAAAGGTCACGGCCGGGTGGATTTGCGGCGGGCTTTGATTTCTTCCTGCGACGTCTTTTTCTACAAGCTGGGCGAGAAGCTGGGACCCGACCGCTTGGCTCACTACGCCAAGCTGCTCGGCCTCGGCCAAAAGACCGGGATTTTGAGCGACACCGAGCGCGAAGGGCTTATCCCGACCCGGGAGTGGAAGGAAAAAAACCGAAAGGAAAAATGGGTGCCCAGCGACAGCCTCGGCATCGCCATCGGCCAGGGCTTCGACTTGGTCACGCCTCTGCAGAACGCGCTGATGATGGCGCGCTTCGCCGCCGGTGGCAGGGAGCTCCGGCCCCGCCTTTTGGCCGAAACCGGGACACCGCGGGTCCCGGCCTTGCCTTGGGGCATCTCGGAGGAGGAGTTTGCCAAGCTTCGCGAGGCCCTGGTGGCGGTGGTCGAAGAGGGCGGGGGGACCGGCGGCAAGGCTAGGGTTCCGGGGATCAAGGTCGCCGGCAAGACCGGCACCGCTCAGGTGGTCGGCTATGAAAGCCTGGCTAAGGGAATCGCCAAGGGCAAGACCGGCGACCACGCCTGGTTCGTCGCCTTCGCTCCGGCCGAGAATCCGGAGATCGCGGTCGCGGTCTTGGTCGAGCACGGCGGTCACGGCGGGTCGGCGGCGGCGCCGATCGCTCAGAAAGTGATGGCCGAATATTTTAAGGAACGTGCAAGCAAGCCACCCCCTCCTTTGTAA